GGCATGCCCGGCGACGTGAACGGGGCGCTGTTCCGCTACAACCGCGACGTGCGCTACGTCGACGCCGTCCGCACGTACGCCGAGCAGATGCAGGCCGACCCGCGCGCCTTCTACGGCTACTACCACTGGCAGGTGTACTTCTTCACCGGCAACGAGAGCGTCTGGCTTCCCCACGGCTTCGACAACACTTCCTGACCCGCGCCGCGCCAGGGCCGTGGCGGGTGTCGGGCCTGCGTCATCTCCGCGGTGACTGAGTCCCGACACCGGCGGGCCCGGCCGGCGCGGTGTCGAGCGGCTCGGGTCGTCGGCCGGGATTCCCCTTGCCATCCCAACGAAACAAAGGTATAACCATAAAGACACAGATAGCCGCAGATCCCGGAAGGGCCATGTACGCACCAGAACGCCAGCAGGAGATCCTCCGCCGCGCACGCGCCGTCGGCCGGGTCGACGTCGCGACCCTCGCCGGGGACCTGGCGGTGACGAGCGAGACGGTGCGCCGCGACCTCGACGCCCTCGAGCGCCAGGGGCTCCTGCGCCGCGTCCACGGCGGGGCGCTGCCCGTCGAGCGGCTGCGCTTCGAGCCCGGCGTCGCCGAGCGGGCCGCGACCATGGCCGCCGAGAAGGAGCGTATCGCCAAGGTCGCCCTCGACTACCTGCCGCGGGAGGGCACGATCCTCGTCGACGCGGGCACGACGACCGCCCGCTTCGCCGAGCAGCTCCCCGATGACCGCGAGCTCACCGTCGTCACCAACGCCCTGCCGATCGCACTGACCCTGTCCGCCCGGCCCCGGCTCACGGTCCTGACCGTCGGGGGGCGGGTGCGGGGGCGGACGCTCGCGCTCGTCGACCGCTGGGCGCTGCGGAGCCTCGGCGAGATCCACGTCGACGTCGCGTTCGTCGCCGCGAACGGCGTCTCCGTGGGTGGCGGCCTTACCACCCCCGACCTCGCCGAGGCCACGGTGAAGGAGGCGATGGTGGCCGCCGCCGACCGCGTCGTGCTGCTCGCGGACCACACGAAGGTCGGCGTCGACAAGTTCTGCCGGTTCGCCGACATCGGCGCGGTCGACGTCTTCGTCACCGACGCAGGGGTCGACGACGAGACCGCGGCCGTGTTTCGTGACGCAGGTGTGGACATGGTGCGCGCATGATCGTCACCGTCACCGCCAACCCGAGCCTCGACCGCACGATCGAGGTCGGCGCGCTCACCCGCGGCGCGGTCCACCGGGCGAGCGCGTTCCGCGAGGAGGCGGGCGGCAAGGGCGTGAACATCGCGCGTGCGCTGGCCGCCAACGGCCACAAGACGCGGGCGGTGCTGCCGTGCGGCGGATCGGACGGCCGGCTGCTCACCGGGCTGCTCGCCGACGCGGGGATCGACTTCGCCACGGTGCCGATCGGTGCTGCGGTGCGCACGAACGTGAGCGTCGTCGAGGACGACGGCACGGTCACGAAGCTCAACACCGCCGGCCCCGCCCTGCAGGGTGCCGAGGTCGACGGCCTCGTGGCCACCGCCGTCGACGCCGCCGGCTCCGCGACCTGGGCGGTGTGCAGCGGCAGCCTGCCTCCCGGCGTTCCCGACGACCTGTACGCCCGCCTCGTCGAGGCGCTGCGCGCCGTCGGGTGCGCAGTCGCGGTGGACACGAGCGGGCCCGCGCTCACCACGGCGCTCGCCGCCCGGCCCGACGTCGTGAAGCCGAACGCCGAAGAGCTCGCCGAGGCGGTCGGCGCGCCGCTCGCCACGCTCGGCGAC
This Egibacteraceae bacterium DNA region includes the following protein-coding sequences:
- the pfkB gene encoding 1-phosphofructokinase; amino-acid sequence: MIVTVTANPSLDRTIEVGALTRGAVHRASAFREEAGGKGVNIARALAANGHKTRAVLPCGGSDGRLLTGLLADAGIDFATVPIGAAVRTNVSVVEDDGTVTKLNTAGPALQGAEVDGLVATAVDAAGSATWAVCSGSLPPGVPDDLYARLVEALRAVGCAVAVDTSGPALTTALAARPDVVKPNAEELAEAVGAPLATLGDAVAAAQELRRRGARAVLASLGADGALLVDDGGAVHGEAPVAVVRSAVGAGDATLAGFLAGGGHGRAALADALTWGAAAVGLPGTRMPGPGDLDRAAVRVHDRLDPHRPLDLGATP
- a CDS encoding DeoR/GlpR family DNA-binding transcription regulator; its protein translation is MYAPERQQEILRRARAVGRVDVATLAGDLAVTSETVRRDLDALERQGLLRRVHGGALPVERLRFEPGVAERAATMAAEKERIAKVALDYLPREGTILVDAGTTTARFAEQLPDDRELTVVTNALPIALTLSARPRLTVLTVGGRVRGRTLALVDRWALRSLGEIHVDVAFVAANGVSVGGGLTTPDLAEATVKEAMVAAADRVVLLADHTKVGVDKFCRFADIGAVDVFVTDAGVDDETAAVFRDAGVDMVRA